In Syngnathus scovelli strain Florida chromosome 16, RoL_Ssco_1.2, whole genome shotgun sequence, the genomic stretch AACTATGTATGCTATTGGTTTAAATGGAgcgccaggttttttttttcggttgtttgttttttttgggtgggcctTGGTAAGAATTACCCCATGTATTTTACATTTGTATTCACCTACTTGTGTATGTTTGTATTGTCTGTCATGTAATGTCATCATGAAAAAAATTAAGCAATGACATGAAAACTTATGAATTAATACTCTCTATGACGCCTTAATAATTGGATTACATGAGCTGGCGTATCTAATGTGAGCTTTCACAATCTCGACTCTTCCACTAACCCACACTGTCTTTCCCACAATCACCACTAAACTATGACATCACAATCTTTTATTTGTCATCGGTTTCGACTGAGGGCGGTggtacgtgtgtatgtgtgagtgtgtgggtgtgtgtgtgtgtgtgtgtgtgtgtgtgtgtgtgcgtgcgtgcgtgcgtgcgtgcgtgtgtgtgtgtgtgtgtgtgtgtgtgtgtgtgcgtgcgtgtgtgtgtgtgtgtgtgtgtgtgtgtgtgtgtgtgtgtgtgtgtgtgtgtgtgtgtgtgtgtgtgtgtgtgtgtgtgtgtgtgtgtgtgtgtgtgtgtgtgtgtgtgtgtgtgaatgtgtatgTGATAACTTATTTTGTTCAGATACACAACCAGCATCTTGGGTCACATTTGTCGTTTTTCTGTATGAAAAACAAGATGAGTCAAACAAAATCATGAGCATCATGAGACCCAAATATTTTATGCTGGTTAGTTGACACCACAAATGCacattgaagaagaaaaactgTGACGTTTTTGGACATTCAAATTTGTCAGGAGCCAagagtgttttctttttttttttttttttttttgtggagtcAAAAAGAAAAGACGAAGAAAAAGACAAGAGGAGGACAAGTCCATTCTGGTCTGTAGATACGTGGTGGGCCTAGCCCCACCCTATGCATTACATTCCTCTACAAATACACCATCTTGTCCCAGCATCTGCACACAACCCCTGCAGGACGCCGACCAACAACACCAAAGAAAAAGCCAAGAAATAAATCTTTTGACTCACATTCACAACCAAGGTAAATCAATTTCTTTGCCCCTATAATGAATGTAAATTTATTTTAGGAGGATGTTTTACTAGTATTTATTTTGGGCTAACTGCATATGCTTGTTTGCTACGAAGTAGATCAAGTGTGGACTTTTTTTGGCTTGCGTTTTAGGAAAATTGTTTGCACCCCAGGCGGGTATCATATTTCGTTTCCTTTGGcccataaaaatgaaaaacaacaacaacataacaTTTGTAATTAAAACTACTAAATAAAAACTataaaatatgtaaaaaaactCGAGAAATTTGATTACAAAATTAAActaaaaatggacaaaaaaagaCTCAGTTATCGAAGATGAAATAAACTGGGGCGTGAAAACTAAAACTAGACAAACAGGAAAAGAAACCAAATTAATGAATAATAATTttcaaaaatttgtttttaaatcaaatgataaaacaaaactattgaaaaaataaaaaggatgaaAAAAATTCCATTGAAGGTAGTGaatacaaaacacacaaaggaactaaaaaaaaaaacgaagaagTTCTTGGAGTTAGTTGAGCTCTAAATCCAAGTGAAGCACAAACATGCTGGCTTCATCTTCTATCGTCACATTTTCACAATGATTTCAGAATGTTTTTGTCAAAAAAGGATGTGAGGCATAACCGTATCAGGAATCTGTTGGAAACATTTTGTGtctcttttgtttttggactttTCGGTGCTGGGGAACGTTTTTGGCCCTTCTACTGGGTGGAGAAGCAACAAGTAGCGGACCTGTTCAGACTTGCGCTTATTTTAAATGTTAGCCCAAAGATACAAGACACAcaacgtgcgtgtgcgtgcgtgcgtgtgtgcgtgtgtgtatgtgttcttGTCTTTCTCTCTACGAGTGGCGCCACCATTTACATTCCATTTTAATCCAGGGATGAAAAACATTAGAATGAGCTTCCAGCATCAGAACAGACTTTTACCATTAGGCTCGAGATTTACAgaatgtgtgcgcgcgcgtctgtggctgtgtgtgtgtgtgtgtgtgtgtgtgtgtgtgcgcgcgtttgAGCTTGCAGaagctgacctttgacctctttTTCAGGATGGCATCGGTGGGCGTTCAGATCACGTGCGTGGCCCTGGGGATCCTGGGCCTGATCGGTGCTATTGTGTGCTGCGCCGTACCCCGCTGGAAGGTTTCCTCCTTCACCGGCTCCAACATCGTCACTGCCCAGGTGAGCGCTTTTTCACTCATGCTTACTTTCAATAGTGTTACAAGACAGTGAGCGACAGCATGCATAGTAGCTCCGAATAACAGACTGACTGGAGACGTTTGATTTTTGTGTACGTTCAGAGCCACGAGGAGGGCCTGTGGAAGTCGTGCGCCGTGCAGAGTACGGGCCAGCAGCAGTGCAAGAACTACGACTCTCTGCTGGTCCTGGCCGCGGACCTGCAGGCGGCCCGCGCCATGACCATCATCAGCTGCATGCTGGCCGGCATCAGTCTCCTGATCTTGTTCTGCGGGGCCGACTTCACCACCTGTGTGGACAACGAGGACACCAAGCCCAAGATCAGCTTGGTGGCCGGCGTAGGCTTGCTACTGGCCGGCATCGTCCTCATCATACCCGTCAGCTGGTCGGCCCACCAGGTGGTCCAGGACTTCAACAACCCCCTGGTGGCCGGCTCGCAGAAACGCGAGCTGGGAGCCTGCATCTACGTGGGCTGGGGGGCCGGGGTCCTGCTCCTCCTGGGCGGGGGGCTCCTGTGCTGCTTCAGTAGGCCCAAGTCGGGCGGCTCCGGGGGCACGGCCAAGTACTACAGCAACAGCGCCTCCGCACCCAACAAGAACTACGTGTGAGCCGGAAACAATCAACCCTATTCTGGCCGGAGGTCTGTTAACCACGTTAGCTTAGATCCTCTGTAAATAGTCAACAACTGACATGTAATGTTTCTTTGTGTGGTGCGGGGATGAAAATGTACATTTAGCTTCCATTTTGTTGCAATCAAGTTGTTTTTTATAAACAATACTGTTATGATTTTGTATTCAACAATGAAAGAGTTCAAAAAACACAAATGCTTGGaaaatattgattttatttcaaacaagtggcatatattaaaaaaattggAGCAACAAATTAAGCCTGGAGTGGGTTTCTCTTTATCTTTCTAAGGGAAAATatatcttctcttttctttccattTTTATATTGCGTAAACAAAGGTGGTTTAATGTTTGCTCTCCAGCATGCTCACACGATTGCTGAGCTCCTCCAGTGATGCTTTCAAAGCCTTCAACTCCTGCAACAAAGCCGACACGTCCTGAAAATAAAAGTGAATAAATAGAGCATAAAGTAAACACAAATAAAGCATATAttgaaatcaaacaaacaatGCAAATATTTGGAAAATGACATCAGAGAAGATTGTGAAAAATAAGGCCTACTTCTTTCACCCCTGCGCCGCCGTCAACTTGAGTGGCACCAGCCGAGGACACGGTGGTCTTGAGGAGGCTCTTGTGAACTTTGAACTCTTTGGCCTTGGTGGTGGCCACAAAGCCATCTTTGAGTGAGATAAGCACGGGCAGCGCATCTTTGCCCCCAAACCATTCGTCGGCTTCTGCGGAAGGTTCCGGACCGATGGTGTCGGGGTACAGGTCCTCCTGGAACAGGTCCGACTACGCGGGAGGAAGAAAATCATATCAAGCCATCATGATAGTAATACCTAGAGTAGACCCACCCAATGATGCAACACACGATAATATTTTATGTTCACCTTTCTAGGTACCGTCATGACAATGGGCTCGCATTTCCTCTCGTGGAGTTTGTAGAACCTGCCGGCGGCAAAGAGTGATGTTGGGAGAAGATTTCCTGGATTgtgatgctaacatgctaaaatGAGGCTACCTGGCAATCTCACACTTGTTGACCTCTAGGCCCCTTTTGGGCATGTAGCCCATGCCCTTCTGGCTCTCCTTGCTACTGTACATGGACAGGTAGTGCACATAGGGCGCCTCCTCCGTCACCTCAAAGTAGCGGATGCTGCTGTCGCCCTGGAGGTGTTGTGTTGCAAGTCAAAATTTTCATTATGAGCGAACTTCAGAAAAATTCAGCTGTTGTTGCTTTCGTGCCCAGGCTGAAGCATtacttggcgccatcttgtggcatctcggTGCCAAGGAACTAAATTGATCTTAGTTGGGGCCTGGCATTTAGACAAAGGCACCTTATAAAATGTTCACAAATTCTTCACAAAAATAGGGgtttttttatttggaggggGGGCTGTAACGTAGATTAGAAAATATTGATCCAACTGGGTTCCGAGCCCAGGCACGGAGCAAAGACAATTTTGAAACATGTCCAACTGCAGAGGGTGGGATTGTGACCTTGCCGCAGAGGTAGACCACGCCGGTGTCCGGATCATAGAAGGGCAGGAGGACGCCGCTGCTGGTATCCAGTTCCTGTAGGGTCAGTGGTGAGCCAAAGTCCTCCTGAAATAAGAACTTGAGGGATTAAAAACAGCCAGAGACCTACTCTGCATATTTTTATACTGTACTCAAGAATATCGTAtttcgctttaaaaaaaaatacattagaaCATTTTTACGTAGTTTTTTGCGTGGGATCGAACCAGCTAATTATGATTCCATTCATTAGTGGGAAAAGTTCGAGTGACTTCACTCAGACGTCAAGGCACCACTGAATTAAAAAGAGTGGCAAGTCTGACTACGCCTTTAAAAGGAGGTCCACATGGACTCACCGGGTCCCACAGTGCCACCTGCCTCTCGCTCATGCGACTGAAGCCGGTTGTGAGGATCCTCCTGTCTGACACCCACACAGCCCGGACTGGCCTGGAGCCCTCATGAGGTTTCTCCTTCTCCTGTGAAAAAGGAACAGTCGGACCTCGGTggaggcggtcgcgttggcaatGGCGAGCGAACGTACGATGAGGACGGTGCCCTTGCGAGGGTCCAGAACCCGCAACATCTTGTCCTTGCAGGAGGTCAGGATCTTGGAGCCGTCGCGGTTCCAGCAGGCGCTGTAGATCAGGTCCGAGTGAACGTCATCAATCCTGACGGCCGCCTGGCCGCGGGCAACGTTCCACAGGATCACCACGTTGTCGCAGCCTGATCGAGTAGCAGGAGAGCTTGGCGTTACTCCCTGATAGGGCAGTGCCCCTCTACTTTCAGCTGACGAGGGTTGTTTTTCTTACttgatgatttttttggggCTCTGGCTCTTTATCATCTATGAATGGGTAACTGGTAGCCCATGGGCTCTTGTTCATTGTATTTTTGTGGTGGATTTAAAGCTTTTACACAAGCACTTGATCGAGCCCTTAAAGGACTCCAGTATATCCGTGCTTGTGCTCACCTGCACTCATGAGGACGTTGTGGGCGGTGGGATGCCAACTGAGGATGCCCACACGCTTGGAGTGGCCCTCCAGCTTCACCACCGGCTGCGTGAGCGGCAAACTCAGCCCAGAGTCCGGGATCTCCCAAATCTGCCCAGCAAGACGACAAGAAGCTCAAAGGAGATTTTTTTGGCGTGAGCAGATGGAGATTTGCTGTCATGGGTGGAGGACAACCACAAACCACCACTGCCGGACTCACCATGACGCTGCAGTCCTCAGAGCTGCTGGCGATGATGTTGTCATTGTGGGGGCAAAACTCGATGTCCAGCACGGGACCCGTGTGGCCGCATACTGTAGGGTAGGACATGTCGATGCGGCCAGTCTGCACACACGCAAGATGGTTAGAGGAGCCCGCACATTGTTTTTTGCTTCACGTTCCACTTTGAAATATGAACCAAATATATTTGGGCCAGAAGaactctgcctagcaacaaatgGTCCCTTTTGTTGTATTTTGCTTTGATTGTTAAATGACGGCACGGTGGTGCACtaattagcacgtccgcctcacagttcagagggtgtgggTTTGTTTCCACCTCCGGGCCTCCCTGtgcagagtttgcatgttctccccatgcctgcgtgggttttctccgggcactccagtttcccccATCGCAAaagcatgcatggtaggccgattgagcactctaaattgcctctaggtgtgagtgtggatggttgttcgtctctgtgtgccctgcgattggctggcaactggttcagggtgtccctcgcCAACTgctcgatgactgctgggataggctccagcacgcctgcgacccccgtggggacaagtggtatagaagatggatggatggatggatggatggatggatggatggatggatggatggatggatggatggatggatggatggatggatggatggatggatggatggatggatggatggatggatggatggatggatggatggatggatggatggatggatggatggatggatggatggatggatggatggatggatggatggatggatggatggatggatggatggatggatggcaaatGATTGGCTTTGTAGCACCAAAGAGCATGAGCTACTTTCAGAAAGTGCACTAAGGGTTTCACCACGTGCATGTCGTTTTCAAGAAAAGCGAGGCATGGggaggccacatccggcccagacTGAACAGAGTCGACCTCCAAATATGGCAAAAACATCtttacaagagaaaaaaaaaaaactccaagttGACACCAAACTTCCTCATTCACCTCAAAGTGTGAACATGTTTTAAATACTGAAAAACCCTGAATGAAAAACAATAGTGTAACTAATTCTGCTGAAGTTGACGTTTTCGTTTTTTTCCCTTGAAATATATGTTCTCTAAATTGTGTTAGTACAAATAGTCATGGAAGCAAGCTTGTTTGGTACCTCAATACTGCAGAAACTATCATGGCCAAAAAGCGACAAATGTAGTAAATGCTAAACAAAAAGTTTGTGGATTAGCAATCATATATTAATgaagaataaattaaaaaatagttGTTATAACTAAAGTTTTAATGGTTCGATACGATGACATTCAAGTTAGTTGGCTCATTTGATGTGGCAGGAACTACGGTGGCCATTAATTGGTCAAATAAGAGTTTGGCGGCACCTTGCTGAGGGGCAGCACCATGAAGGACCCGCCGCCACTGGCGTCGACGATCATGGCCACAAATTTGGGGTTGACGGAGCAGAAGTTGCTGTCCCAGGTCATCTGTGAGATGCGGATGTCATCGTAGCAGCGATCGGCCTTGGCCGCCTGGCCGAAGACGTGGCGGAACTTGCTGCTACGCACCACCTGCCGGGACATGGTGGTGGCCTAGCGGCAAACAACAAAAGCGTCTTTACTGTGACTTTTTTCAGCAGCGATGAAGCCATTTATGAGGGACGTGAAAGAGGAAGTGGGGCGAGCTTTCACAACTACTTCCGCTTCTTTTTTTCCGCCTGTGAGTCTgtttaaaaaatgcaattaaaatgcACACACAGGGGAAAATGGACGCTCTGAGAGGTTAAACGACACAAAAACGATGCAAATGATGACGTGTGAAGGCCTCGCAAGTTGCAACTGTGTTGTCAGTTTAACCACAACACTTCCTCATGCACATGTATTGCCAAATTCCCACACAAAGGTTAAAAAATGTCCACGCACACCCTCACAAAACGGCAGCTCAATTGCTTTAAACGAGAGTCGGGCAACCTTGGGAGAGCGTGCACCATCTCATTCTAAGACAtcagatttttcttcttttgcagACTATTGTTTGTGTTGCTGATATGCGAGGTGCTCTCAGTTAACCGGCCCACTTCCTCCTCCACACAAACACTCATAGCCCTAAAAtttcttcaaatatttttacagATTCCATACGGTCATTCTAAGTCTTAAAATGAACCCTGCACTCACTCATATTGAAAACATTACATGAAAGTGTATGCACATTGAAATGGCAGGTGCATGacagtgatgatgatgaaagcCTACCTGATGGTCAGTGCTGGTGGCGAGGGGGGTGGCTGCTGTTGGCTGCTGTTGGCTGTTGCCGCGGAGCAGTCACTAGAATGAGCAgcgagaggaagaagaagagaagaAGGACGTTGAAGGACGCCGCCAAAAAAGGCCAGCCATAGTCAGAAGTGCGGCAGGAAGTAGGCGGGATCACGCGGCCCCCCCGACCAGGATGTCAGTAAAGAGAGGGTGTCAAAACTAacacgaagaagaagaagaaatcatGATGAGCTGATGATTTGAATAAGGTGTTTTGGAGGAAGGACACATCTAAAACATGCAGGATGCTGGTCCTTCAGGACCTGAGCTTTATCTCCGCCATCCTGGATTCAAAAGCTAGAGCGGGGTTTGTTTTCTTGCCACCTGGACATTTCACACTGATGAAAGAAACAGGAGTCTCTGAATAGAAGACATCAgcaaatatttacaaatataaACTTCCGTTTATTGCACAATCGAGACTGGAGCAGAGACAGTTTGTAGGTGTGACGCTCCCCTCAGACCACGAAACGGCACAACCTTGAGCTCCTCTGTAGTCCATCATGTCCAGACTCGGATCACTACAGAGCATTTCCTTTGAGAAACTAACAGGCTAGTCGACACCTGTGATATATTCCGATTATATCTTTAAAAAGCACAACTCAGTTGGGCCGCGGTGCCGTCCGAAGGGCATTTCGTGGACGGGTTCCGCTttgccaaacaacatggcacaaGAGTCAATGATTTCACCAGACAGATGCCTCGGCATGGCCTTCCGCTACCGTTACGGCACCCTGAGAGGTGGGACAGAACAGAGCGTGCGTCCATGTTCCCTGTTATTGACTTATGCATAGATTTACTCGCACAAGCGTCCATTTTCTCTCTAAAAGTGGGACTGCTCGCTCAGATGTATACATAATCTAGATACATGATATACTTCCTTTAGGTCTATGGACTCTGAGCCCTTTGAGAGCAAAGAAATGAATGTCGAGGCTAACCGCTAGCTAACTTGCTACGACTCTCATGCAGTGGCGCCAAATCAAACGTTAACGTTTGCGTGCTAATTTGGCAAAGTGAGACGTGTCATACAAAAACGAAAGGTGGCTTTTTTTGGCGAGTATGTACTCTACGTACATCCCAAAACAAAAGTGCAGGGAAGTGGCTCCAGTGTAACAAACAGTGCACTAAAACCAAACAACATTAAAATCATTTTGTATCTTCCATCCCTATATAAAACAGCACAGGGCAACAaggttttgttgtgttttggtACTGGTTTTGCCGATGTCACtacaacccaaacaacatgcaaCACTAGCAAgaccagtacaaaaaaaaaaaaaacattctgctCTATGCTGCATTTTTCAGCGAGGTTGTGGATCTTTATCCGGACTAAAGCGCGGAATGTTTTATTTGAGAcacttattttgcctttttcttttaattttggtCACAATCATTCCTAAAGGAGCAACCTGATCCGCATTTTGACAAATTTCTCCAGTTGACGCATTTCTAAACTTGTAAAAGTGACTTTAAAAATCAGGCATATATTCCCAAATATTCCCCAAGTTGGAGCTGATTTTTAACACTTATCTGACAATCAAAagtgtttaaataaaaaaaagctaaaatacTGAAAAGTATGAAAACCCTTATTTGCCGTTTTTCTAAGTTACTTTTAACAGCTTCAATTGCATTGGTGACAGGAATCCTCCAAATTGGGAGTGTTTTCTTCTTTTGAACTATTTAACAGCGGTACACTTAATAATTTTTTTACACTTGACAGTCAagaacgttaaaaaaaaagatatagaaAAGGATGAAAATCCTAATCTGCTGCTTTAAGCAACGCCACCAATCGCATTTGCAAATtggtactatttttttttttttgtcactattTAACAGTGGTAAACTTCAACTCCACTCAGGAAAGTCAGACGCAGCGCCCGAACTGGACTTTGCACCAGTGCCGCTGTAGTGGCGCCACTTAGTGGGGAAGATGGGAAGTTGCATTTTGTCCCATTTGGAGACGTCAAGTACTGTAGTCGTTGTAAACGCAACGATGTGACGTCACTGTGCTGTGTGTATTCTTTCAACGCGCTAACGTTAAAATCAAAGTGCGTGCAGTGATGTCACTGATATGCACGCTTATGTAAAAGGGGCGACAACATTTGTGACGTTGGCCTCAGTCAGAGGGACAGTTGTAGCTGTTGATCCACAGCAGGTCGTCCAAGACACCCCAGTGCAGGTAGAGGATGGAGCCCACCACCAGCACATGCATGATCTGGTGGCTGTTACACCAGTAGTCAAAGAGGCCCGGGCGGAAGCGCTCGGGGATGCGGGCAATGTTGATGACACCGCCCAGCACGGCCAGTGCGTCCATGGTGAGGAAGTGGCGCAGCGAGGTAGGGCTGCCACCACCCACGCCCGCCCAGCGAAGCACGAAGAAGGAGAAGCGGAAGAGTGCCTGCCAGGCGAAGGAGCGCAGGCGCCGCACGCTGCTGCGCGCCGTCACCGCGCAGTAGATGCTGTAGCTGGAGAGCAAGATGTAGACAGACAACGCCGCCGTGCGGATCAGCGGGTAGCACAGCAGGGTGCTGTACAGGATCGGCAGCGCCCCTGAAACGGCAACCGCGCACAGTTAAATTTCGAGCTGACGCATCGATTAAACTTGCCAGGACAGGGCTGCCATTTGAAGATTTGTTTTGGGTGCGGTTTGGCTTGTGTGCAGCGTTGCCTACCCAGCGTGTTGATCATGCAAATGCCGCACACGTCCAGTTTGAGGAGAGTGTGGTAGACGGGCTCGCCGCCTTCGTGGTTCATAAAGAGGTGGTAGAGCACCGAACCCAGTTGGGGTGACAGGCAGGCCAGGAAGTGCACCACGCCCAGCCACGTCACGCTGATCTGCGACCAGGGGATGTTGAGTGGGAGCAGCACCAGGAAGCACACCAGAGGAATGCCTGAAGTCACCGGGGAGGAACATGCAAACAAATCGGTTAGGCGCGAAACCTTCCACCAGCTCAAGTTCCCAAATGTAAAGAGTATTACAAACAGCACCATCTTGCGGTCTTTTACGCGTTCACGAACAGAAGTCAGCAAATCAGATACAACAATTGTGCAAAAATAGTTTGTAGTTTTACCAAAATTAAAGTTTCTAATTTGGAAAACTTCCACCCCCACTTCTCTTATCTTGCCATGGGAATTTACCGGGAAAGTACTGTACAGTACTGTACCTCTTTGCAAACCGAAAGTCTGTCAAtgagtgcgtgtgtgcttgTGCGCTCACCATGAGTGTAGATGTTTCCTAGCTCGTTGTGCAGGTAGAAGAGACTCCTGATGCAGTCTTGCACCGAGGAGACGGGCCGGTACCCGGTCAGAACATACTTGTTGAACTGCAGGTGCGGGGGCGAGCTCGCCCAGTCCAGCAGCCGCGGTCCATTTAAGAAGGCCAAGGCGAAGACCACCAACAGCAGCGCGCCACCGAACAAGCACGGGACGGACTGCACGCCGATGTAGACGTTGAGCAAGAGGACGGCCACGAGAACCTTGTGGGACACCATTTCCAAACGTGCTCGCTGGCTTCTGCTCCACTTTCAGTCTGTCTACTCGCGCAGCCGGGGAAGGCAGCCCCGAGCCGGGCCCGCCGCTACCTGGCTGAGTGTCATCCGCCGGACTGGGGCGCCGCACAGCCAGTCATGGGGACAAAGTCAGCGTCGCACCCATATGACATTAGTCAACAGCCTTCATGTCACAGACACTTCCTCGTTGCTAGCATCCCGGCCGCGTCACGGGCACAGATGCTGCGGGCGCACGTCCATGCGGCTCCGGGGTGTGATGCCGTCTGGGCTCGATCCGCAGCCCCGCTCACGGCGTTAGCATGCCGACTGTATGG encodes the following:
- the paqr4a gene encoding progestin and adipoQ receptor family member 4a, whose translation is MVSHKVLVAVLLLNVYIGVQSVPCLFGGALLLVVFALAFLNGPRLLDWASSPPHLQFNKYVLTGYRPVSSVQDCIRSLFYLHNELGNIYTHGIPLVCFLVLLPLNIPWSQISVTWLGVVHFLACLSPQLGSVLYHLFMNHEGGEPVYHTLLKLDVCGICMINTLGALPILYSTLLCYPLIRTAALSVYILLSSYSIYCAVTARSSVRRLRSFAWQALFRFSFFVLRWAGVGGGSPTSLRHFLTMDALAVLGGVINIARIPERFRPGLFDYWCNSHQIMHVLVVGSILYLHWGVLDDLLWINSYNCPSD
- the cldni gene encoding claudin i is translated as MASVGVQITCVALGILGLIGAIVCCAVPRWKVSSFTGSNIVTAQSHEEGLWKSCAVQSTGQQQCKNYDSLLVLAADLQAARAMTIISCMLAGISLLILFCGADFTTCVDNEDTKPKISLVAGVGLLLAGIVLIIPVSWSAHQVVQDFNNPLVAGSQKRELGACIYVGWGAGVLLLLGGGLLCCFSRPKSGGSGGTAKYYSNSASAPNKNYV
- the coro1a gene encoding coronin-1A, with translation MSRQVVRSSKFRHVFGQAAKADRCYDDIRISQMTWDSNFCSVNPKFVAMIVDASGGGSFMVLPLSKTGRIDMSYPTVCGHTGPVLDIEFCPHNDNIIASSSEDCSVMIWEIPDSGLSLPLTQPVVKLEGHSKRVGILSWHPTAHNVLMSAGCDNVVILWNVARGQAAVRIDDVHSDLIYSACWNRDGSKILTSCKDKMLRVLDPRKGTVLIEKEKPHEGSRPVRAVWVSDRRILTTGFSRMSERQVALWDPEDFGSPLTLQELDTSSGVLLPFYDPDTGVVYLCGKGDSSIRYFEVTEEAPYVHYLSMYSSKESQKGMGYMPKRGLEVNKCEIARFYKLHERKCEPIVMTVPRKSDLFQEDLYPDTIGPEPSAEADEWFGGKDALPVLISLKDGFVATTKAKEFKVHKSLLKTTVSSAGATQVDGGAGVKEDVSALLQELKALKASLEELSNRVSMLESKH